One genomic segment of Methanothermobacter wolfeii includes these proteins:
- a CDS encoding roadblock/LC7 domain-containing protein has protein sequence MIERILKDLGRINGVNGSLVVGKDGLIIESQVPGDIDAELVAAMASAVFGTAERSAEEIRHDPLEQVMIEGKRGKTLMIDAGEGILVVITEVDVNLGMIRIEMKRSAERVGDLLA, from the coding sequence TTGATAGAGAGGATACTCAAGGACCTTGGAAGAATAAACGGTGTTAACGGATCCCTGGTCGTTGGTAAGGACGGTCTCATAATCGAGAGCCAGGTGCCCGGTGACATCGACGCGGAACTCGTGGCTGCAATGGCATCAGCGGTCTTCGGTACAGCCGAAAGGTCCGCAGAGGAGATCAGACACGACCCCCTGGAGCAGGTCATGATAGAGGGTAAAAGGGGTAAGACCCTCATGATAGACGCCGGTGAGGGGATCCTTGTTGTTATAACAGAGGTCGATGTGAACCTCGGTATGATAAGGATAGAGATGAAAAGAAGTGCCGAGAGGGTTGGTGACCTTTTAGCCTGA
- a CDS encoding H(2)-dependent methylenetetrahydromethanopterin dehydrogenase-related protein: MKVTVYGAGNQKLYIENLNLPEKYGGEAPYGGSRMAIEFAEAGHEVTLAEPARGILDDDHWNLVEEAGVTVTDDDAEAAREAEVAVLFTPFGKKTFEIAKNILPELPENAVIANTCTVSPVVLYYVLEKELRMERRDIGIASMHPAAVPGTPQHEHYVIGGHATSDLDMATDEQIARCVELAESSGKKAYVVPADVSSAVADMGSLVTAVALSGVLDYYYVGTKIIGAPEEMVEKQILMTLQTMASLVETSGVRGMARAMNPELLVKSAKSMHLLDEQEELDAALRKLSDLNEDVMKWIDGADVNHTDLVAAQALTAELKTVMGERAAEGTIRRCMRKMFE; the protein is encoded by the coding sequence ATGAAGGTAACGGTTTATGGAGCAGGTAATCAGAAACTATACATTGAAAACCTGAACCTCCCTGAAAAATACGGTGGGGAGGCACCATACGGTGGAAGCCGGATGGCAATTGAATTTGCAGAGGCAGGACATGAAGTCACACTTGCAGAGCCAGCTAGGGGAATCCTTGATGATGACCACTGGAACCTGGTTGAGGAGGCAGGTGTAACCGTAACTGATGATGATGCAGAGGCCGCCAGGGAGGCCGAGGTGGCAGTTCTATTCACACCCTTCGGTAAGAAGACATTTGAGATTGCAAAGAACATACTCCCGGAGCTCCCTGAAAACGCGGTGATAGCAAACACCTGCACCGTATCACCCGTGGTACTCTACTACGTCCTTGAGAAGGAGCTCAGGATGGAGCGAAGGGACATCGGCATAGCATCCATGCACCCTGCAGCCGTACCAGGCACACCACAGCACGAACACTACGTCATAGGCGGACACGCAACAAGCGACCTTGACATGGCAACGGATGAACAGATAGCAAGATGCGTTGAACTTGCAGAAAGCTCAGGTAAGAAGGCATACGTGGTCCCTGCAGACGTATCAAGTGCGGTTGCAGACATGGGGTCCCTGGTGACCGCAGTAGCCCTCTCAGGAGTCCTGGACTACTACTACGTCGGTACAAAGATCATAGGGGCGCCTGAGGAGATGGTTGAGAAGCAGATACTCATGACACTCCAGACAATGGCATCCCTGGTTGAAACCTCAGGCGTCAGGGGCATGGCACGGGCAATGAACCCAGAACTCCTTGTAAAGAGCGCAAAATCAATGCACCTCCTTGATGAGCAGGAGGAACTCGACGCAGCCCTCAGGAAACTATCAGACCTCAATGAGGATGTTATGAAGTGGATAGATGGTGCTGATGTTAATCACACAGACCTGGTGGCTGCCCAGGCACTCACAGCTGAACTTAAAACCGTTATGGGTGAAAGGGCGGCTGAGGGAACAATAAGAAGATGCATGAGGAAGATGTTTGAATAG